The stretch of DNA GGCAATGCCCACCTCATCATGCCGTACCACCTGCTCCTCGACGGCGCCAGCGAGCAGCAACTCGGAATGTACAAGATAGGCACAACCGGTCGCGGCATCGGTCCCTGCTACATAGACAAGTACGCCCGCGTCGGAATCCGCGTCCAGGATCTGCTGGACGCAAAGATCCTCAAGCGCAAGATCAAGACCGCGCTGCAGGAGAAGAACTTCCTGCTGCAGCGCTACGACATCGGTGTTCTCGACGCAGATCAGGTTACAGAGGAGCTGCTCGGCTATCGTGAGCGTTTCGAGCCCTTCATCTGCGACACCAGCCTCCTCATCAACAGCGCGCTGGACCAGGGGCAGCACGTGCTTTTCGAGGGCGCTCAGGGCGCCCTCCTCGACATCGATTTTGGAACGTATCCCTTCGTCACGAGCAGCAATCCCATTGCCGGTGCGGCCTGCAGCGGCACGGGAGTCGGACCAACGCGTGTCGACCACGTCATCGGAGTCGCCAAGGCCTACACAACGCGCGTCGGCGAGGGTCCGTTCCCAACCGAACTGTTTGACGAGACGGGCACCGCAATGCTTGAGGTGGGCCAGGAGTTCGGCACGACGACGGGACGTCAGCGACGCTGCGGCTGGCTAGACCTCGTCGCACTCAAGTACGCCGTCAGGCTAAACGGCATCACACACTTGGCACTCACGAAGCTCGACGTGCTCAGCGGCCTACCCACCCTCAAGGTCGCAGTGAGTTATCGTGCCGGCCGCAGGCAACTCGACGAATTCCCTTTGCGTCAGACCGACTTCCACCACGCCAAGCCAATGTACGAGGAGCTGCCCGGTTGGACGCAAGACCTGCGGGCATGCGAGACATGGCAGGACCTCCCGCAAGAGGCCCGCGACTACGTCCAGTTCGTCGCCGAATTCACACGCACGCGGGTCAAGTTCATCGCTGTCGGCCCAGGGCGCGAAGAGACCATCGTGCTTCCGCGAAGTATCGGTCTCGGCGGAGCATTCTAGACTCCACAGCCTCCTCTCAGCTCCAGCTCAGAGTGCCGCAAGATCGCCGCGGTACCTTCACTCCATCGTCGTCCTCATCGAGGACATGTGAAGCGATGATGTTGAATGAAGGAGGAACATGGCCCGTACGAGCAAAGTGGCGCTCCTTGCAGCCACCGCACTCGCGCTCCTCGCAGTGCTGATCGGACCCACGGTTGCAGGTGCCCAGACAAGCTCGATCAGCGCAAGTACGCCGCGCGCCGACGTGGTCTTCACCGCGACCAATGAGTCGCCGTCGGGCGACACTACGTGGGGCGAGAACGCCGCGCCCACCGATCAGTCCGATCGCGGCCAGGGGATGCGCGGCCCCGCTCTCGACCGCAATGACTCAACCCTCCGTACCGGTCACGACGCCTACTGGTCGGTTGGAGAGATCTTGCAGTGGGTGGCGATTGCACTACTCGCAGGGCTCGCCGCTGCCTTAGCGATCTGGCGACCATGGCGCCACGGCACTGGCCCAGCGGCAGCAGCGACGGCGCCAACTGCGCCAGTGGCCTACGATCCCGCGGCGGCGAACGTCACTACACCCAGCGCCGAGCCCGCCGTTCCTGCCAGCGGCGCAGATCTTGGTCAACCGGACGATCCGGCTTCCACGATCGCCGTCGCTGATACCGCCGTCACAAGCATCCAAGGAAGCCCAGACGGCATAGCATCGAACGACGAGCCGGAGCCGCCGACGCCGAACCCAAGCCAGGCGGCCCCTGCAGAAACGGCAGAGGACCCCGCAAGATAGCGAGTAGGACCCAGCCGCGGCGATGCCGAGCGACTCGCTCGGCATCGCCGCGTCCTGCGTCAATCGGCCTCTGCTAACAGCGCGTAGATGCGCCGACGAGCATCGGTCAAAATGTCGAGCGTCGTGTCGACCATCTCGTCAGATCCGCTCAAGCCGACCTGACGTGTGGCGTCAGCCAGAGAGCCCACCGCGCGTCGCAGCTTCATACGCACCTCCACCGGCCCCTG from Thermoleophilia bacterium encodes:
- a CDS encoding adenylosuccinate synthase, encoding MPGTVVVGAQWGDEGKGKITDLLAEKADVVARFQGGNNAGHTIVRDGEEFKLHLIPSGILYEAKTCVIGNGVVIDPHILFGELEALRARGISGDNLRISGNAHLIMPYHLLLDGASEQQLGMYKIGTTGRGIGPCYIDKYARVGIRVQDLLDAKILKRKIKTALQEKNFLLQRYDIGVLDADQVTEELLGYRERFEPFICDTSLLINSALDQGQHVLFEGAQGALLDIDFGTYPFVTSSNPIAGAACSGTGVGPTRVDHVIGVAKAYTTRVGEGPFPTELFDETGTAMLEVGQEFGTTTGRQRRCGWLDLVALKYAVRLNGITHLALTKLDVLSGLPTLKVAVSYRAGRRQLDEFPLRQTDFHHAKPMYEELPGWTQDLRACETWQDLPQEARDYVQFVAEFTRTRVKFIAVGPGREETIVLPRSIGLGGAF